One window of the Perca fluviatilis chromosome 5, GENO_Pfluv_1.0, whole genome shotgun sequence genome contains the following:
- the LOC120559773 gene encoding FERM domain-containing protein 4B-like isoform X1 — translation MMSGQGCIHTCPLPAAVYQMTEGRLCQVQLLDDRKLELLVQPKLLSYELLDLVSSHFNLKEKEFFGLAFYDDNGQRKWLQMDRRVLEHDFSKKSGPIALNFLVRFYVENITQLKDIITVELFFLNAKSAVYNGIIEVESENVFKLAANALQEAKGDYTSDENTRGELKKLPTLPTKVLKEHPSLAYCEDRVIEHYKQLKGVSRGQAIVQYLTLVESLPTYGVHYYEVKDKQGIPWWLGISYKGIGQYDLQDKLKPRKLYQWKQLENLYFREKKFAVEVNDPHRRAVTKRTFGQTGLLIHTWYASHSLIKTIWVMAISQHQFYLDRKQTKTKLGIARSVEEIAMDLTEHGGAKIHRLGDAGLKNNFITASNGSLVSTGSADSEMSEEQKKEKLSELRKKEQEIQDILAKKTKELKKICLREAELTGKLPKEYPLSSGERPPHVRRRVGTAFKLDELFPYNEDPFLRNLESRFALQRKIVEAAKKLANEPELCKTVKKKRRRNCLDAMQKLQQIEDEMNQYRIKKGKTPTQRASVIIADELIRSDCSSLSSLPLDDDDSDGVSQRPRSRSVQGSPQLSPMRSLGAEYDVERRKGSPRENHQNKNHSRLAFEGQDDSHYYQNARGVSSTHSSPYKTLPRPRDPRSMPPTPVMTRNAYSSSQLRSEGSPHSFRHRSGSLESQPQLRKDTDSEKPVFMLSPAHRSNSTEVLEDCSSYTSQSSLDYCGAANSHYSTLDSRTSTMHRLHRKVEVYGNTGSMPNLVQHHSGCSYSCDTSPHYAPSAYYVAGYPCPDLEPYSNGAYVYENEVEGHYNVNPSYQINGYHGHDRFRNYSSDRADSLSQNPYATVRPPRNREGPRNELLAKNMQKALVAEHLKGWYHRSRGPREGGRGMLAGYDFDSGSQLSLGYQTMPAAFSHSSRTTSFSSVSSVESTGNWRNQLAVGLTEYDTPDTPQYPHPGVPASPYNRSPSHSRFPPENKVSDTMPKKSESVEVVGSEATSTDEPSDNHSST, via the exons ATGATGTCTGGTCAGGGATGCATCCACACCTGCCCTCTCCCCGCCGCGGTCTACCAG ATGACCGAGGGCAGACTGTGCCAAGTGCAGCTGCTGGATGACAGGAAGCTAGAGCTGCTGGTTCAG CCTAAGCTGCTGTCGTACGAACTCCTCGACTTGGTTTCCTCCCACTTCAACCTCAAAGAGAAGGAATTCTTTGGACTCGCATTTTATGATGACAA TGGTCAACGTAAGTGGCTGCAGATGGACCGCAGAGTTCTTGAACACGACTTTTCGAAGAAGTCCGGGCCCATTGCCCTCAACTTCCTGGTCAG GTTTTATGTAGAAAACATAACACAGCTTAAGGACATCATAACGGTGGAGTTATTCTTCCTGAATGCAAAATCTGCTGTCTACAAT GGGATTATAGAAGTGGAAAGTGAGAACGTCTTCAAATTAGCTGCCAATGCTTTGCAG GAGGCGAAGGGAGACTACACAAG TGATGAAAACACTAGAGGAGAGTTGAAGAAACTACCAACACTTCCCACCAAAGTACTCAAGGAACACCCATCACTTGCATACTG TGAGGATCGAGTAATTGAACATTACAAACAGCTGAAAGGAGTCTCCCGAGGACAGGCCATTGTGCA GTATTTGACGTTAGTGGAATCCTTGCCCACGTATGGCGTGCATTATTATGAAGTAAAG GATAAACAAGGGATCCCATGGTGGCTTGGAATCAGCTATAAGGGCATCGGCCAGTATGACCTGCAGGATAAATTAAAACCTCGAAAG CTTTATCAGTGGAAGCAGCTGGAAAACCTGTACTTCCGAGAGAAGAAATTTGCTGTAGAAGTTAATGATCCACACAG GAGAGCAGTAACCAAGCGGACCTTTGGGCAGACGGGCCTACTCATCCACACATGGTATGCCAGCCATTCTCTGATCAAAACCATTTGGGTCATGGCTATTAGCCAGCACCAGTTCTACTTGGACAGAAAGCAAACCAAA aCAAAATTAGGAATAGCAAGAAGTGTGGAGGAAATTGCCATGGATCTCACAGAGCACGGAGGAGCAAAAATACACAGACTGGGAGACGCAGGCCTGAAGAATAACTTCATAACTGCCAGCAATGGCAGCCTGGTGTCTACAG GTTCAGCAGACTCTGAAATGAGTGAAGAGCAGAAGAAAGAGAAACTCTCTGAACTGAGGAAAAAAGAGCAGGAGATCCAAGATATTTTGgccaagaaaacaaaagaactgAAGAAGATTTGCCTGAGAGAGGCG gAGCTAACTGGCAAGCTGCCAAAAGAGTATCCCCTCTCTTCAGGTGAAAGGCCGCCACATGTCAGACGGAGAGTTGGCACTGCTTTCAAGTTAGATGAACTTTTCCCCTACAATGAG GATCCCTTCCTGAGGAACCTGGAGAGCAGATTTGCCCTGCAGCGAAAGATTGTGGAGGCGGCTAAGAAGCTCGCAAATGAGCCAGAACTGTGCAAAacagtgaagaagaagaggaggagaaactgTTTGGATGCCATGCAAAAACTCCAGCAGATAGAGGATGAGATGAACCAGTATAGAATCAAGAAAGGGAAAACGCCCACACAGCGGGCCTCAGTGATCATTGCAG ATGAACTCATCCGTTCAGACTGTAGCTCGCTGTCTAGTCTCCCACTGGATGATG ATGACTCAGACGGTGTCAGTCAGAGGCCACGGTCACGGTCGGTCCAAGGTTCCCCTCAGCTCAGTCCGATGAGATCGCTGGGAGCAGAATATGATGTGGAAAGACGAAAGGGATCTCCGAGGGAAAATCACCAAAACAAGAACCACAGCAG ATTAGCTTTTGAAGGCCAGGATGATTCCCACTACTACCAGAATGCAAGAGGGGTGTCCTCCACCCACAGTAGTCCCTATAAAACCCTTCCCAGACCTAGAGATCCACGCAGCATGCCTCCCACCCCGGTTATGACCCGCAATGCCTACAGCAGCAGCCAGCTCAG GTCGGAGGGGTCTCCTCATAGCTTCAGGCATCGCAGCGGGAGTCTGGAGTCACAGCCCCAGCTAAGAAAAGACACAGACTCCGAGAAGCCTGTCTTTATGTTGTCACCAGCCCACCGCAGCAACAGCACAGAGGTGTTAGAGGATTGCTCGTCCTACACCAGCCAGTCCAGTCTGGACTACTGCGGGGCGGCCAACTCCCACTACAGTACACTGGACTCCCGAACCTCAACCATGCATCGTCTCCACAGGAAGGTGGAAGTGTATGGAAAtactgggagtatgcccaacttGGTCCAGCACCATTCTGGTTGTAGTTATTCATGTGACACCTCACCACACTATGCACCCAGTGCCTACTACGTCGCCGGCTACCCCTGCCCGGACTTGGAGCCTTACTCCAACGGTGCCTACGTGTATGAGAATGAAGTAGAAGGCCACTACAACGTCAACCCTTCCTACCAAATAAATGGGTATCATGGACATGACAGATTCAGGAATTACAGCAGTGACCGGGCAGATAGTCTTTCTCAGAATCCCTACGCAACAGTGAGGCCGCCGCGGAATAGAGAGGGGCCCAGGAATGAGCTGTTGGCCAAGAACATGCAGAAGGCCCTGGTGGCGGAGCATCTAAAAGGCTGGTACCACCGAAGCAGGGGCcccagggagggagggagggggatgCTGGCTGGATATGACTTCGACAGCGGCTCTCAGCTCAGCCTGGGCTACCAGACCATGCCAGCAGCCTTCAGCCACTCCAGCAGAACCACTTCCTTTTCATCAG TGTCCTCAGTGGAAAGCACTGGTAACTGGCGCAACCAGCTGGCAGTTGGCCTGACCGAGTACGATACACCCGACACGCCTCAGTACCCACACCCTGGGGTGCCTGCTTCTCCGTACAACCGCAGTCCCTCACACAGCAG ATTTCCTCCAGAAAACAAAGTGTCCGACACAATGCCTAAAAAATCTGAGTCAGTTGAGGTGGTTGGCTCTGAGGCCACTAGTACAGATGAACCATCAGACAACCACTCTAGCACTTAA